A segment of the Mogibacterium diversum genome:
TCGGTTTTCCTTTATAATGCAATCACTTAATCAATCTCTAAAAATTTAATGCTTGAATCAGCACTACATTTTTTGTGCATTTTTTAGGATTTCCTAACCGCATCATTATTATATTTGTGTTTTCCTAAATAGTCAAGTGATTTTTTTGAGATTTCCTAAATTATTTTTAGAGGTATAAAAAATGTATGAAAAATATTTAGAATTATTAGAAGAAAAGAATTGTAGAAATATTGATGTTTCAAAGGCTACAGGAATACCACCATCAACATTCAGTGATTGGAAAAAAGGAAAATCATCACCAAAACTCGACAAATTAAAGAAAATCGCTGATTATTTTAATGTACAAGTTGAATATCTGACAGGAGAATCAGAATATAAAACTAAAGAAGAATGGTTTTCTAGTTTAGATACAGATGAGAATTTGAACAGATTAAAATCTGAATTGATGTATGAACGATATGGGTTACAACCAATAGATATACATAAGATACCGTTATTAGGTTCAGTAGCGTGTGGAGAACCCATATTCGCATCTGAGGATAGAGAACTATATGTTGAAGTTGGAACAGATATAAAGGCAGATTATTGTTTGACTGCTAAAGGTGATTCAATGATCAATGCTAGAATTAACGATGGAGATATAGTATTTATTCAACGTACTGATTCAATCAATAATGGTGAAATAGGTGTAGTATTGATTGATAATGATGTTACATTAAAAAGAATATATTATTACCCAAATGATAATAAGCTGATTTTACAGGCTGAAAATAGCAAATATGAACCAATGGTCTATTTAAATAATGAACTAGATAAAATCAGAATCATCGGCAAGGCGATAGCTTTCCAAAGTGATATTATGTAGCGGTTCAAGATTGGTTCAAGATTGGTTCAAGATTATTTTTCAATCTTGAACCGCTAGGATTGTTGATATTACTGATGTTGAGTGCTTGCGGTTCAAGGTTCAAGATAATTCCCTTATTTCTGAATAATTTTAAAAAAGTTTAATATATTACAAAAATCAAAAATATATAAATATAGGGAAAAATGTTGAACATCTTGAACCCGAACGCTATAAGCGTTGATATTACTAGTGTTGATACGGTTCAAGATTATTTTACATCTTGAACCGATGTTGAACCATCTTGAACCAACTAAAGAAAAAACCGTGCTGAGTTGGTCAACACGGTTTTAGGAATAAAAGATTTTCAATCGGTTTTGGATGTGATATCCATACATATTATATCACATCTGAATGTTTTGTGTACTCAAATTTTACAAAAGGATGTGAATATTTATGAGATTACCTAATGGATTCGGTTCAGTTTATAAACTGAGTGGAAAACGTCGCAACCCGTGGTGTGCAAGAAAAACCATAGGATGGAACGATGATTTTGAAAATAAGAAATCGTATCCGATTTATAAATTTGTTGGATATTATCCAACTAAAAAAGAAGCGATTGAGGGTTTATCACGGTATAATGAAAACCCGTTGGAAATTCAAGCTTTTACACTTGAAGAACTGTATAATTTATGGTCATCTAAACACTTTGAAAAGGTTTCAAAATCCAATATAAATGGTGTCAAGGCATCTTGGAAATTATGCGAATCAATCAAACATATGAATATTAATGATATTAAATTGATGCACCTACAACATATCGTTGATACATCAAATAAGAACACACCAACATTAAAGAAGTTCAAAATTATGTTCGGTTTAATGTATGATTATGCGGTCATAAACGAACTAGCAACCAAGGATAAACGGGATATGATAAGGTATCTTGATATTGGAAAATCAAACCCGAACGGATATGATAGAACACCGTTCACAGATAGCGAAATAAAAACCCTATGGGATAATTCAAACGATGAGTGTGTAATGATTATATTAATACTATTATATACTGGTGTGAGAATTGGCGAACTTCTCGAACTGAGAAAAGAAGATGTTAATCTTGATGAATCATATTTTAATGTGACCAAATCTAAAACCGAATCGGGAATCCGTCAAGTTCCGATTGCTGATGTGATCAAACCAATAATAAATCATTGGTTTGGTAAAAATTCCGATTACCTTATATGTAATAGTAAATTAAATAAATTCGAATACTCCAACTACTACCGCATATATTGGAAATCAATCATGGAACGATTCGGGATGACCCATAAACCACATGATGCACGTCACACCCTTATATCAAGATTAGCCAACAATCAGATTGATGAGCGTATAATTAAATCAATTGTTGGTCATGCTGGTAACGGTGTAACTGAATCTGTATATACACATATCACATTACAATCAAAACTAGATGCAATAAATACGTTAAATTAAGTAACATATTAGTAACAAATTGCGATTTACCCTTGATAAATGCACATTTTAAGTTCTCGAAGCGTTAATCTTACGGAACTTAAAAATCCCCGGATTCTATCAGAATCCAGGGATTTTTTATTTATGCTAAGAATTGTCTTATTCTATTCTTTAATTATCCAAAGTTATTCAAATAAGGATTCACCATCACTATTACTTTTGCTTACAAATTTCAATAAATCGCGAAGCGACTGATTTTTGTTTTTTGACATATAGACTAGTAGTAGAATCTCTGTAAATCTCTCACCTAACCCTTCCATATACATGTCTTCAATCGGTGTCATCTCCTCTTTTGGCATGATTGCAAACCCTTGCCCGAGTGCAATTAAAGCAGTCTGATTCGACACCGTATCAACAACACGTACATCCGAAAAAGTGCTATTGTATACGCTTTTTAGATTTTCTCTACAGTACTCATGATATTCACTTTCAACTGCTTTGGTGATAAGAGGTAAATTCTCAATGACTTTTCCGACACTTCCGTATTTAATCACGCTTTCTTGAGAACAGCACAAAACATCATGTGCAGCTCCTATCTCCACCTTCTCTATTCCAATTGTATTTTCACTTAGCATTGTAACATCAGGGATAATCATCGCATCTATCGATTCCCTCTCCAGCATGTTAATCAATTGGTCTTTATCCTTAAATTCCACCTCCAAGGAAATGTCCCTATTCATAGCTTTATACTTTCTTAAAAAATTAATTGGCAGATAGTCACCTGCGATTCCAATTCTAAGAAGTTTATCTGTCTCATTTTCAATTTGTTTTAATAAGTTCTCATACTGCTCGGTTATCTCCTTTACTCCTACATAAAATTTTTCTCCGGCTTCAGTCAAGCTGACACCCTTATTAGTTCGATAGAATAGAGAGCATCCGATTTCATTTTCTAATTTATTAATATACTTGCCTATTGCAGTTTGCGTGATGTTGCAAGCTTCAGCAGCTTTAGAAAAATTCAACAATTCTGCAACAGCAATAAAGTATTTTAGTTTAATTAAATCCATTTATCTTTTTCCTAAAATTAATCATAATTTGTAATATGCTTGAAATTACAGCGATTATAACACACCAACACGGTAGATTAAACCTTGTTATTCCAAAAAGTACTAGGCATATGACTATATTTCGGTACTGGTTCTTAAATGGTTACTATATAGTAATAACTATCTTTTTTAATTGTAAATAAACACTTTATTATTACTTTTATTATAGGAGGGACAATGAAAGATAATTCAAAACCAAAGGCGAAGGGGCCGATTATTGTGACCATGGGTCTCGCCCTTTTCGCAACTCAATTTGGCGCTGGTAACCTTATATTTCCGCCATTCCTCGGCCAGCAGACTGGAAGCAATTGGCTAGTAGGATTTTTAGGATTTTTCATCATGGATGTTGGACTGGCAGCCTTAGCCATTTATTCTGTTGTTGCTAACAGAGAAGGAACGGTAGACGGAGTAACTAACAAGATTGGAACCATACCTGGCAAGGTATTCGTATCCATCATTCTACTTCTACTCGGACCGATCATCTGTATTCCAAGAACATCCGCTACGACTTATGAGATGGGTATCAAAGGACTGCTACCAGGCGTTCCGCTATGGGCATTCAGCCTTGTGTTCTTTGCAGTGACTGCTATTCTTGCACTCAATCCTTCTGGTGTTGTAGATGTTATAGGAAAGTTCCTTACACCGCTTTTACTTCTGGTTATGGTCATTCTAATCATACTCGGAATCGTAAATCCAATCGGTGCACCTATCGGAACAAAGGATCTTGTTCCATTCCAGACAGGAATTGTTAACGGTTATCAAACACTCGACGGCATTGGCGGAGTAACGGTAACTATCATTCTCATAGTTGCTGCAAAGAAATATGGCTTTACTGATAAGAAAGATGTAAAACAGCTAGTAGCTGGTGCAGATATCATTTCGACAGTCCTACTTGGACTAGTATATGGAGGTCTAACATTCCTCGGTGCATCGACTACAAGCGATAGCCATTTTGCAGGCCTTGCACAGGCACCACTTCTAATCGCTATAACTAACAGACTTCTCGGCGGATGGGGAGTTATCGCTCTAGCGATTATAATTCTGCTAGCATGTCTAACAACTTCGATTGGACTTTCCTCTGTAATCGGCGACTACTTTGCTGGTTTATCAAACGGAAAGGTTAGCTACCGCACAGTAATACTAGTTACTATCGGGTTCAGCTTCTTTATGAGCAACCTTGGACTGGATAAGATTATCGCGCTTGCAGCACCGATACTCAGCGCATTTTATCCACCGCTTATCGTTCTGGTAATATTCGCCGTACTTGATAATTGGATTACAAGCAAATACGTTGGCGGTGTAGCTGCTTATGCTGCATTTGCTACGAGCCTACTTTCAGTTCTAAATGGATTCGGTCTTCCATTCGGTTTCGTAGGTAGCCTTCCATTCACTAAGCTTGCGCTTGGCTGGGTTGTACCTGCACTGGTTGGTGCTGTGGTCGGATGCATATATTCTGCTACTAGAAAAGATGAACTGAAATTATCTAACTAACAATTTGCTAGATGTATTGCTATGAATAACGACACAAAAATCGAGAGCTCTGATGGTTGAGCTCTCGATTTTTTAGTTCCAGTTTTAGGAGAAACCAATAAAACAAAAACTATTTATTTATCCATTGTTAATCGTTAATGAAATAAATGTCTATATTACATCTAAAGATAATTTAAATGAACACTACCTCATATCTTGGTGCTCCTGATGTAATTATGCCCCTTATCAGAACTTTTGCCTGCTTATCTGCTTTTTTATAGTCTTTTTTTCTTGGGTTTTTTATGAGTTGTTTTTCTAGATTTTTTTCAAATCGTATGACGTCTTCTCTTTGATCAAAGTTGAATAGTGCAAATCTTTTTTTTGAAAACTTTATTGTTTTAGGATCTATTTTAACTGATTGTATTTTCGATTTTGGGATAGATACATATATTCTCTTTTTTACATTATCTACACGCTTAACCCGTACCTTTGATAGGTTTATTCCTACCCTAACTTCTGCAACATATGAAGCTGAAAAGCTTCCTTTATTTAAAATAGGCAGTCCTTTATCATCATATGGAGAGTTTCCTCTTGTCTCTATTATTATAGTTGTAAGTTCATCTGATTCTCTAATTATTCTTTTTACTTCACCAGCACTTACCCTTGAATAAAATAGCATCCTAGATGCAAAAAACCGCCTATAAATCCGACTATAATTAATATTGCAACAACTATAAGTTTATTCCTGCTTAACGTAATAGTCTTGTCATTTTTCATATAATACACCTCATCATTATTACATACTTGATCCAATCCCTCTAATCACTAGTATAATAAATACAACAATCCCTAGTTTTATTAAAACCTTCACGACGCCTTTTTTTAAATCTTCCATGTTTATCACCTCTCATTAATCAAAATACAATGGTAAATCATGTTTTAAATTTACCATTGTATTAAAATTTGTGCAATATTATTTTGCTTTTGGTTTGTTATTCCCCAATAGACGCAAGTTTTTTCTTTACTCTTGTAGTTACTTCAATATAGTATTTATAATCTTCTGTCGAAAGTTCATCTTTATCTAGCGCATCAATCTTATTAGCAAAATCCGAGAACTTATCAATGTAATTGGAATAGTCTTCAATCATGGCTGTTGTATCGGAACTATTGTTGTATTTCTTCATAAATGCTATATATTCATCTATAAACTTTTCATAGCTATCCATCATATCCTTAAAATTAGAGCTCGCGTTGGTTGAATTAGAACTGCTAGTACTCGTAGAAGCTTCACTTTGACCTAGTTTCTTTAATTTTATTTCAAGTTCCCCATTGTCTTCATAGTATGTGAGACTAAGTTCATTATTGTTTGTATCTCTAGCTTTAAACGAAAAATCATTATCATCATTTTCATCTTCAGAAATATTTGTAAATCCCTTTTCTTTACACTTAGTTCTATACTCATAAGCTTTTTTTGCATTTGTTTCCACTGTTGCATCTAGTTCATCATCATTTGTGTTCACATATGTTATTTTACCATTTGGCTCTGGAATCAATTTTGATAGTTCGGTATCTGGCCAAGCGTGTGCTTCTTGCTCTTGATTTGCTATGGATATTGCCAATATTGTCGCAAATATCAACACAAATATCATACTAATAACTAATATAACTAATATTTTATTCCCAACACTTTTTTCCCAAAATGCGCCTAGTCCTTTCTTTGTTTTTTTGTTTGCAACATCTTGAATATTCCCCAATTTATCAGATTGTTGAATTTCTGAACCCTTAATTTCTTTAATAGTATAATTCTCGTTCTTTCTCTGTTCATTGTTTTCCATTTGTGACCTCCAATCATTTATAATGACGCTCCACTCCCTTTGTAGAGCGTCTACAAGAAATACCTTTGAAATAATCGACCAGCCATCCATAACCCAATTTATAAGCCTTTTTTACATACTATCTATAATGCTATTATCACTAATATTCCTTGCAATTTCTGTCTGTTTCTTTAGATTGTCCTTCCTTTTAGCAAGCAAGCTAGCAATATTCTCTTTGAAAATAGCCTCTCCATTTTTACTATTAATAATCTCTTTTATTTGCCCGACAGGAACATCAAGATCCCGATATAATTTTATCCTTTTAAGAACTTGTATGTCATTCTCGGTGTAGTACCACGCATTATTCTTACCAATAGCAATTTTTGTAGCAACTACCAATTTTTTCTCATCATAATATCGAAGAGCTTTCCTTGTTAGTCCTGTTTCCATCATTGCATTTTTAATTTTTATCAACGTCATGCAAAACTCCCTTCTATAATCTGTAGGATACTTTTTTGCCCTTAGGGCAA
Coding sequences within it:
- a CDS encoding tyrosine-type recombinase/integrase, coding for MRLPNGFGSVYKLSGKRRNPWCARKTIGWNDDFENKKSYPIYKFVGYYPTKKEAIEGLSRYNENPLEIQAFTLEELYNLWSSKHFEKVSKSNINGVKASWKLCESIKHMNINDIKLMHLQHIVDTSNKNTPTLKKFKIMFGLMYDYAVINELATKDKRDMIRYLDIGKSNPNGYDRTPFTDSEIKTLWDNSNDECVMIILILLYTGVRIGELLELRKEDVNLDESYFNVTKSKTESGIRQVPIADVIKPIINHWFGKNSDYLICNSKLNKFEYSNYYRIYWKSIMERFGMTHKPHDARHTLISRLANNQIDERIIKSIVGHAGNGVTESVYTHITLQSKLDAINTLN
- a CDS encoding DUF4230 domain-containing protein: MLFYSRVSAGEVKRIIRESDELTTIIIETRGNSPYDDKGLPILNKGSFSASYVAEVRVGINLSKVRVKRVDNVKKRIYVSIPKSKIQSVKIDPKTIKFSKKRFALFNFDQREDVIRFEKNLEKQLIKNPRKKDYKKADKQAKVLIRGIITSGAPRYEVVFI
- the brnQ gene encoding branched-chain amino acid transport system II carrier protein; translated protein: MKDNSKPKAKGPIIVTMGLALFATQFGAGNLIFPPFLGQQTGSNWLVGFLGFFIMDVGLAALAIYSVVANREGTVDGVTNKIGTIPGKVFVSIILLLLGPIICIPRTSATTYEMGIKGLLPGVPLWAFSLVFFAVTAILALNPSGVVDVIGKFLTPLLLLVMVILIILGIVNPIGAPIGTKDLVPFQTGIVNGYQTLDGIGGVTVTIILIVAAKKYGFTDKKDVKQLVAGADIISTVLLGLVYGGLTFLGASTTSDSHFAGLAQAPLLIAITNRLLGGWGVIALAIIILLACLTTSIGLSSVIGDYFAGLSNGKVSYRTVILVTIGFSFFMSNLGLDKIIALAAPILSAFYPPLIVLVIFAVLDNWITSKYVGGVAAYAAFATSLLSVLNGFGLPFGFVGSLPFTKLALGWVVPALVGAVVGCIYSATRKDELKLSN
- a CDS encoding S24 family peptidase, producing MYEKYLELLEEKNCRNIDVSKATGIPPSTFSDWKKGKSSPKLDKLKKIADYFNVQVEYLTGESEYKTKEEWFSSLDTDENLNRLKSELMYERYGLQPIDIHKIPLLGSVACGEPIFASEDRELYVEVGTDIKADYCLTAKGDSMINARINDGDIVFIQRTDSINNGEIGVVLIDNDVTLKRIYYYPNDNKLILQAENSKYEPMVYLNNELDKIRIIGKAIAFQSDIM
- a CDS encoding DUF6591 domain-containing protein encodes the protein MENNEQRKNENYTIKEIKGSEIQQSDKLGNIQDVANKKTKKGLGAFWEKSVGNKILVILVISMIFVLIFATILAISIANQEQEAHAWPDTELSKLIPEPNGKITYVNTNDDELDATVETNAKKAYEYRTKCKEKGFTNISEDENDDNDFSFKARDTNNNELSLTYYEDNGELEIKLKKLGQSEASTSTSSSNSTNASSNFKDMMDSYEKFIDEYIAFMKKYNNSSDTTAMIEDYSNYIDKFSDFANKIDALDKDELSTEDYKYYIEVTTRVKKKLASIGE
- a CDS encoding MerR family transcriptional regulator, with amino-acid sequence MTLIKIKNAMMETGLTRKALRYYDEKKLVVATKIAIGKNNAWYYTENDIQVLKRIKLYRDLDVPVGQIKEIINSKNGEAIFKENIASLLAKRKDNLKKQTEIARNISDNSIIDSM
- a CDS encoding LysR family transcriptional regulator translates to MDLIKLKYFIAVAELLNFSKAAEACNITQTAIGKYINKLENEIGCSLFYRTNKGVSLTEAGEKFYVGVKEITEQYENLLKQIENETDKLLRIGIAGDYLPINFLRKYKAMNRDISLEVEFKDKDQLINMLERESIDAMIIPDVTMLSENTIGIEKVEIGAAHDVLCCSQESVIKYGSVGKVIENLPLITKAVESEYHEYCRENLKSVYNSTFSDVRVVDTVSNQTALIALGQGFAIMPKEEMTPIEDMYMEGLGERFTEILLLVYMSKNKNQSLRDLLKFVSKSNSDGESLFE